From one Bombus huntii isolate Logan2020A chromosome 17, iyBomHunt1.1, whole genome shotgun sequence genomic stretch:
- the LOC126875006 gene encoding adrenodoxin-like protein 2, mitochondrial isoform X1 yields MALVNQLQKFSRSILGIASNYSKYTSNTTLPFLQATRGISTTQPLSEKQEVNITFVKASRERIKAKGKVGDTILGIVVNNEIDLDGYGACEGTLTCSTCHLIFSKEVYDALPDKPTDEELDMLDLAYELTDTSRLGCQIVMSKELDGIEVRVPSTINDARA; encoded by the exons ATGGCGTTAGtaaatcaattacaaaaattttcgagatcaattctcggtattgcatcaaattattcaaaatatacaagCAACACAACGTTACCCTTTTTGCAGGCAACAAGAGGAATATCGACCACGCAACCACTTTCAGAAAAACAAGA agtAAATATAACGTTTGTTAAAGCAAGTAGAGAGAGAATCAAAGCAAAAGGGAAAGTTGGAGATACTATATTAGGCATAgtagtaaataatgaaattgatttagatggatatg gTGCTTGTGAAGGAACATTAACTTGTAGTACGTgccatttaatattttcgaaagaagtTTATGATGCACTTCCTGACAAACCAACAGATGAAGAATTAGACATGTTGGATTTAGCATATGAATTAACAGATAC gTCACGGCTAGGCTGTCAAATAGTAATGTCTAAGGAACTAGATGGAATTGAGGTAAGAGTTCCATCAACAATTAATGATGCAAGAGCATAA
- the LOC126875006 gene encoding adrenodoxin-like protein 2, mitochondrial isoform X2 produces MAQQEEYRPRNHFQKNKSACEGTLTCSTCHLIFSKEVYDALPDKPTDEELDMLDLAYELTDTSRLGCQIVMSKELDGIEVRVPSTINDARA; encoded by the exons ATGGC GCAACAAGAGGAATATCGACCACGCAACCACTTTCAGAAAAACAAGA gTGCTTGTGAAGGAACATTAACTTGTAGTACGTgccatttaatattttcgaaagaagtTTATGATGCACTTCCTGACAAACCAACAGATGAAGAATTAGACATGTTGGATTTAGCATATGAATTAACAGATAC gTCACGGCTAGGCTGTCAAATAGTAATGTCTAAGGAACTAGATGGAATTGAGGTAAGAGTTCCATCAACAATTAATGATGCAAGAGCATAA